A genomic window from Slackia heliotrinireducens DSM 20476 includes:
- a CDS encoding FAD-dependent oxidoreductase, producing the protein MTFDVSRRSFLKGSAVAAGAAAFGLAACAPTGTEAASTAEPAASTAAASGETELIAQAYVNPQDYDYRANTTDFATLLSPFSIGGHEFGNRMAKSAAGSATYLAGYTDEMYEYYMNFARGGVELIGMEGEAFAMPAEGEVPAEAVDFFKKLTADAAEYNSRFFFQWAPFGLPVDEESMPVEMIKGIETAGVALAKQIKDMGFIGIEINAAGFNQGEQFLSRFHNTRTDEYGADSIENRARFVVECIQQIKEACGSDFFVQVLIDCVEEYDDIANGATLMTLDSDFTAKRTKVTSVDEGIALAKEFEKAGADSMHLRLGPLGNHPCQFASDLYFIVNGVEGATGYGTQFNFGRHFGGELVGNHSGAGMLFNIAKRYKEELSIPCGIVTYMDPAHAPDYFEQALADGCADYYLMTRPLTVDPEYVNKIKDGRLDEIAPCTRCLHCHAGSNEMNRAMSYCRVNALTQRVMTENGPATYELEPAAEPKSVMVVGGGPAGMEAARIAALRGHSVSLYEKSGQLGGLLAFASLVKGPHENLDDLRAYLERQCELAGVDVVTGTEVTAETISETNPDVLILACGGLRDELQVDGADVFAIEDYMEATGDNIVVYGSNEQAIDVAMWLTVHKKNVTIVTPSTNDEVDMQQSQHAKRFMTTTFAALGVRIIPEASIESVADGVMKVYSADFDATVSVACDSVVNAADMLPNKSLLDGFAGESYSIGDCEAPFNIALAIRGGNDVGRAI; encoded by the coding sequence ATGACATTCGATGTTTCACGCCGCTCGTTTCTAAAGGGATCTGCTGTTGCCGCAGGTGCTGCGGCGTTCGGCCTGGCGGCCTGCGCGCCAACCGGCACCGAAGCCGCATCCACCGCGGAGCCGGCCGCCAGCACGGCGGCTGCATCCGGAGAGACGGAGCTCATCGCCCAGGCGTACGTCAATCCTCAGGACTACGACTACCGCGCAAACACGACCGATTTCGCGACGCTGCTCAGCCCGTTCAGCATCGGTGGTCACGAGTTCGGCAACCGCATGGCGAAGTCGGCGGCCGGTTCCGCCACCTACCTTGCGGGCTACACCGACGAGATGTACGAGTACTACATGAATTTCGCCCGCGGCGGCGTCGAACTGATCGGTATGGAGGGCGAAGCCTTCGCCATGCCGGCAGAGGGCGAAGTGCCTGCTGAAGCCGTCGACTTCTTCAAGAAGCTTACTGCCGACGCGGCGGAATACAACTCGCGTTTCTTCTTCCAGTGGGCCCCGTTCGGCCTGCCTGTGGACGAAGAGTCCATGCCGGTCGAAATGATCAAGGGCATCGAGACCGCTGGCGTGGCGCTTGCCAAGCAGATCAAGGACATGGGCTTTATCGGGATCGAGATCAACGCGGCCGGCTTCAACCAGGGCGAGCAGTTCCTTTCCCGGTTCCACAATACCCGTACCGACGAATACGGCGCAGACTCCATCGAGAACCGCGCCCGCTTCGTGGTGGAATGCATCCAGCAGATTAAGGAGGCCTGCGGCAGCGACTTCTTCGTCCAGGTGCTGATCGACTGCGTCGAGGAGTACGACGACATCGCCAACGGCGCCACGCTCATGACCCTGGACAGCGATTTCACGGCGAAGCGCACCAAGGTGACGTCGGTGGACGAAGGCATCGCGCTGGCCAAGGAGTTCGAGAAGGCCGGTGCCGACTCCATGCACCTGCGCCTCGGTCCGCTGGGCAACCATCCCTGCCAGTTCGCTTCCGACCTCTACTTCATTGTGAACGGCGTCGAGGGCGCGACCGGCTACGGCACCCAGTTCAATTTCGGCCGGCATTTCGGCGGCGAGCTGGTCGGCAACCACAGCGGCGCCGGCATGCTGTTCAACATCGCGAAGCGCTATAAGGAAGAGCTGTCCATCCCGTGCGGCATTGTGACCTACATGGATCCGGCCCATGCTCCTGATTACTTCGAGCAGGCGCTGGCCGACGGGTGCGCCGACTACTACCTGATGACGCGCCCGCTGACCGTCGATCCCGAGTATGTGAACAAGATCAAGGACGGTCGTCTGGACGAGATTGCGCCGTGCACCCGCTGCCTGCATTGCCACGCCGGCAGCAACGAGATGAACCGCGCGATGAGCTACTGCCGCGTGAATGCGCTGACCCAGCGCGTCATGACCGAAAACGGCCCTGCCACCTACGAGCTTGAGCCGGCAGCCGAGCCGAAATCCGTCATGGTTGTCGGCGGCGGTCCCGCCGGTATGGAGGCGGCGCGCATCGCAGCGCTGCGAGGCCACAGCGTGAGCCTGTATGAGAAGAGCGGCCAACTTGGTGGCCTGCTCGCCTTCGCAAGCCTGGTCAAAGGACCGCACGAGAACCTGGACGACCTGCGCGCCTACCTGGAGCGCCAGTGCGAGCTGGCTGGGGTCGACGTCGTGACGGGTACCGAGGTGACGGCGGAAACCATTTCCGAAACAAACCCCGACGTGCTTATTCTTGCTTGCGGCGGCCTGCGCGACGAGCTCCAGGTCGACGGGGCGGATGTGTTCGCCATCGAGGACTATATGGAAGCGACGGGCGACAACATCGTGGTGTACGGCAGCAACGAGCAGGCCATCGACGTGGCCATGTGGCTTACCGTGCACAAGAAGAACGTGACCATCGTCACGCCCAGCACCAACGATGAGGTCGACATGCAGCAGAGCCAGCATGCCAAGCGCTTCATGACCACCACCTTCGCGGCGTTGGGCGTCCGCATCATTCCCGAAGCCTCCATCGAATCGGTAGCCGACGGCGTGATGAAGGTGTATTCCGCAGATTTCGACGCGACCGTGTCCGTTGCCTGCGACAGCGTGGTGAATGCGGCCGACATGCTGCCCAACAAGAGCCTGCTTGACGGATTCGCCGGGGAGAGCTACTCCATCGGCGACTGCGAAGCGCCGTTCAACATCGCGCTGGCCATCCGCGGCGGCAACGACGTGGGCCGTGCCATTTAG
- a CDS encoding LysR family transcriptional regulator: MNFNQLEWFCAAYRTHSFAKAAEQTYVSRQAFGKAIKTLEDELGVELFVRDESGAHPTEAADDIFPFAWRCLKNMQAIRQTAAMADGRRPVITIAIADGVLESLPDGFFETMEKDIPWVEIHVEKHFYMRCTELLEAGRVEFAIVPGPLKTEGAERVALADEPVYLVFSRSMLDVEPESFRIDQLRGSTVFAVGKGDLSDLGLSELAARCGVDVCTNGQYNDYELILSKVRAGQGVCMAPESVRRRIDGKDLVFVPSPDPGLRWRIDFVCIGRSCTEAERAVMDYIRGYADSKE; encoded by the coding sequence ATGAATTTCAACCAGCTCGAGTGGTTTTGCGCTGCGTACAGAACGCACTCTTTCGCGAAGGCGGCCGAGCAGACCTACGTATCGCGACAGGCGTTCGGCAAGGCCATCAAGACGCTTGAAGACGAGCTGGGCGTCGAGCTGTTCGTGCGCGATGAAAGCGGCGCGCACCCGACCGAGGCGGCGGACGACATCTTCCCCTTCGCATGGCGCTGCCTGAAGAACATGCAGGCCATCCGCCAGACGGCGGCGATGGCCGACGGCAGGCGCCCCGTTATCACCATCGCAATTGCGGACGGCGTGCTGGAATCGCTGCCCGATGGGTTCTTCGAGACCATGGAGAAAGACATCCCCTGGGTGGAAATCCACGTCGAAAAGCATTTCTACATGCGCTGCACCGAGCTGCTCGAGGCGGGCCGCGTGGAATTCGCCATTGTGCCGGGGCCCCTCAAGACGGAAGGCGCCGAGCGTGTCGCGCTGGCCGACGAGCCTGTTTACCTGGTGTTCAGCCGATCGATGCTCGATGTTGAACCTGAGAGCTTCCGCATCGATCAGTTGCGGGGGTCAACGGTGTTCGCCGTGGGCAAGGGAGACTTAAGCGATTTGGGCTTGAGCGAGCTTGCCGCACGCTGCGGCGTGGACGTATGCACCAACGGGCAGTACAACGATTACGAGCTCATCCTGAGCAAGGTACGCGCAGGACAGGGCGTCTGCATGGCGCCGGAAAGCGTGCGGCGCAGGATAGACGGCAAGGACCTGGTCTTCGTTCCGTCCCCGGACCCAGGCTTGCGCTGGCGGATCGATTTCGTCTGCATCGGGCGGTCCTGTACCGAAGCGGAGCGTGCAGTTATGGACTACATCAGGGGATACGCCGATTCGAAAGAATGA